Proteins encoded by one window of Candidatus Eisenbacteria bacterium:
- a CDS encoding MMPL family transporter has protein sequence MSRLGSWLVAHDRWVVGAVLAVTLAFGVVAARVRVEFRYEDLLPQGHPFMEVHRRYHRTFSEANVLTIMLEARSGTIYTPEILRTIYRATEAVDRLPGVNHDQVDSIASRFVRIVQVQSGGRMTADPLMSRADVTPAEAHEIGRLARSSGYVLGTLISLDERAALIRAGFAEKRLDDRRLFQAVNETILPFADENVAVYVAGQPRQNGWVLALEHQVLIAFAVAIALTWVLLYQYFRDWRGALRPTISGGLAAVWGFGLVQLTGFAVNPLTLVIPFLITARAVSHSAQMHDRYYEELAQGESKGEAVQRSFARLFAPTVAGIMTDALGVLAIGIVAIPALRALALTAMLWLLSLVVTELLLNPIVYTHLRAPDIETIRSRERGWLARGAVALAKGVTGPRGRWRALALSGVVVAVAVALLPRLGIGAAGSASRILAADSEFNRSHRAVQEEFGGSEPFIVVVEGDDPRALYRPALLRAMEQLQRYVERVPAVGWSTSPVDILKAMRERFNELEPKWGVIPSTEIEAAQTFFTYWGFIPPSTSARYFSPDFSAGQVTFYCRDHTVESVRSVVAATQKFIAEHPLDRAHFRLAGGFIGVMAAIYDEILRSDALMTTAAFAVILLVTAVTYRSLVAALLLVVPLAFANFVVNAYMAARGIGLDLNTLPVVAVGVGFGIDYGIYILSRVRERTEEGMGLDDAVREAIAGAGRTVAFTALAMTAGVLCFTVTDLRFVAEMAVLLALWMVTSAATALVTLPAALVVLRPKFLVAPTRSSARS, from the coding sequence ATGTCGCGGCTCGGGTCCTGGCTGGTCGCACACGACCGCTGGGTCGTCGGTGCCGTCCTCGCCGTCACGCTCGCCTTCGGCGTCGTCGCCGCCCGCGTGCGGGTCGAATTCCGCTACGAGGACCTCCTGCCGCAGGGCCACCCGTTCATGGAGGTCCACCGGCGCTACCACCGCACGTTCAGCGAGGCGAACGTCCTGACGATCATGCTCGAGGCGCGATCGGGCACGATCTACACGCCCGAGATCCTGCGGACGATCTATCGTGCGACGGAGGCGGTCGATCGGTTGCCGGGCGTGAACCACGACCAGGTCGACTCGATCGCGAGCCGCTTCGTGCGGATCGTCCAGGTGCAGTCGGGCGGGCGCATGACCGCCGATCCGCTGATGTCGCGCGCCGACGTGACGCCGGCCGAGGCGCACGAGATCGGGCGTCTCGCACGCTCGTCGGGCTACGTCCTCGGCACCCTCATCTCGCTCGACGAACGTGCCGCGCTCATTCGCGCCGGATTCGCCGAGAAGCGCCTCGATGACCGCCGTCTGTTCCAGGCGGTGAACGAGACGATCCTCCCGTTCGCCGACGAGAACGTCGCCGTCTACGTGGCGGGACAACCCCGGCAGAACGGGTGGGTCCTCGCGCTGGAGCACCAGGTCCTGATCGCGTTCGCGGTCGCGATCGCGCTGACGTGGGTGCTGCTGTACCAGTACTTCCGCGACTGGCGCGGCGCGCTGCGACCGACCATCTCGGGCGGGCTCGCCGCGGTGTGGGGCTTCGGGCTCGTGCAGCTGACCGGGTTCGCCGTGAACCCGCTGACGCTGGTCATCCCGTTCCTCATCACGGCGCGCGCGGTGAGCCACTCGGCCCAGATGCACGACCGCTACTACGAGGAGCTGGCGCAAGGGGAGAGCAAAGGCGAGGCCGTCCAGCGCTCCTTCGCGCGTCTCTTCGCGCCGACCGTCGCCGGCATCATGACCGATGCGCTCGGCGTGCTGGCGATCGGCATCGTCGCCATTCCGGCGCTGCGGGCACTCGCGCTGACCGCGATGCTCTGGCTCCTGTCGCTCGTCGTGACCGAGTTGCTGCTGAACCCGATCGTCTACACGCACCTGCGCGCGCCCGACATCGAGACGATTCGCTCCCGCGAGCGGGGATGGCTCGCGCGCGGCGCCGTCGCGCTCGCGAAGGGCGTCACGGGGCCGCGCGGGCGCTGGAGGGCGCTCGCGCTGTCGGGCGTCGTGGTCGCCGTCGCCGTCGCGCTCCTCCCGCGGCTGGGCATCGGCGCGGCGGGCTCCGCGTCCCGCATTCTCGCCGCCGACTCCGAATTCAACCGGAGCCACCGTGCGGTTCAGGAGGAATTCGGCGGCAGCGAGCCCTTCATCGTCGTGGTCGAAGGCGACGATCCGCGGGCGCTCTACCGGCCGGCGCTCCTGCGCGCCATGGAGCAGCTCCAGCGTTACGTCGAGCGCGTGCCGGCGGTCGGGTGGAGCACCTCGCCGGTCGACATCCTGAAGGCGATGCGCGAGCGCTTCAACGAGCTCGAGCCGAAGTGGGGCGTGATCCCGTCGACCGAGATCGAGGCGGCCCAGACGTTCTTCACGTATTGGGGCTTCATCCCGCCGAGCACGAGCGCCCGCTACTTCTCGCCCGACTTCTCGGCGGGCCAGGTCACGTTCTACTGCCGGGACCACACCGTCGAGAGCGTGCGCAGCGTGGTCGCGGCGACCCAGAAGTTCATCGCCGAGCACCCGCTCGATCGGGCGCACTTTCGCCTCGCCGGCGGGTTCATCGGCGTCATGGCCGCCATCTACGACGAGATCCTGCGCAGCGACGCGCTCATGACGACGGCGGCGTTCGCGGTGATCCTGCTCGTGACCGCCGTCACATACCGCTCGCTGGTGGCCGCGCTGCTGCTCGTCGTGCCACTGGCGTTCGCGAACTTCGTCGTGAACGCCTACATGGCGGCGCGCGGCATCGGTCTCGACCTCAACACGCTCCCCGTCGTCGCCGTCGGGGTCGGGTTCGGCATCGACTACGGGATCTACATCTTGAGCCGCGTGCGTGAGCGGACCGAGGAAGGCATGGGGCTCGACGACGCCGTGCGCGAGGCGATCGCCGGCGCCGGCCGCACGGTCGCGTTCACGGCCCTCGCGATGACGGCGGGCGTCCTGTGCTTCACCGTGACGGATCTCCGCTTCGTCGCGGAGATGGCGGTGCTCCTCGCGCTCTGGATGGTGACGAGCGCCGCCACCGCCCTGGTCACGCTGCCCGCCGCGCTCGTCGTCCTGCGACCGAAGTTCCTCGTCGCACCTACGCGATCGTCAGCACGTTCTTGA
- a CDS encoding glucose 1-dehydrogenase, translated as MKAIAVFPKTRTVDLIDVPEPRLEAPTHVKLRMLEVGVCGTDREICRFDYGTPPDGSDHLVIGHESLGEVVEVGSEVRGIAAGDLVIPMVRRPCPHRNCTACRAGRQDFCFTGDFSERGIKSRHGFMTEYVVDDARYMNVVPRALRDVAILVEPLTIAEKGLMQVWQIQQRLPWACSMEAARSHAYGHSAVVLGAGPVGLLGAMALVAQGFQTFVYSREKAPNPKAALVESIGGRYVSAEETSLEGLANRIDGIDVVYEATGASKVAFDMLSVIGPNAIFIFTGVPGRKGPVTVDTDVLMRNMVLKNQVVFGTVNASKDAFEAAIRDVALFDRRWPKAVRSLITGRFPMASYRELLTGDATGIKNVLTIA; from the coding sequence ATGAAAGCGATCGCCGTCTTCCCGAAGACCCGCACCGTCGACCTGATCGACGTGCCGGAGCCCCGGCTCGAAGCGCCCACCCACGTGAAGCTCCGCATGCTCGAGGTCGGCGTGTGCGGCACGGATCGGGAGATCTGCCGCTTCGACTACGGCACGCCGCCCGACGGCAGCGACCACCTCGTGATCGGCCACGAGTCGCTCGGCGAGGTGGTCGAGGTGGGATCCGAGGTGCGCGGCATCGCTGCCGGCGACCTCGTGATCCCGATGGTGCGGCGCCCGTGCCCGCACAGGAACTGCACCGCCTGTCGCGCGGGCCGCCAGGACTTCTGCTTCACCGGCGACTTCAGCGAGCGCGGCATCAAGAGCCGGCACGGGTTCATGACCGAGTACGTGGTCGACGACGCCCGCTACATGAACGTCGTGCCGCGCGCGCTCCGGGACGTCGCGATCCTGGTCGAGCCGCTCACCATTGCCGAGAAGGGCTTGATGCAGGTGTGGCAGATCCAGCAACGCCTCCCGTGGGCGTGCTCGATGGAGGCTGCGCGGTCGCACGCCTACGGCCACTCGGCGGTCGTGCTCGGCGCCGGCCCGGTCGGGCTCCTCGGCGCGATGGCCCTGGTCGCGCAAGGCTTCCAGACCTTCGTGTACTCGCGCGAGAAGGCGCCCAACCCGAAGGCGGCGCTCGTCGAGTCGATCGGCGGGCGCTACGTGTCGGCCGAGGAGACGTCGCTCGAAGGGCTCGCCAACCGGATCGACGGCATCGACGTCGTCTACGAGGCGACCGGCGCGTCGAAGGTGGCGTTCGACATGCTCTCGGTGATCGGACCCAACGCGATCTTCATCTTCACCGGCGTGCCGGGCCGGAAAGGGCCGGTCACCGTCGACACCGACGTCCTCATGCGCAACATGGTGTTGAAGAACCAGGTCGTGTTCGGAACGGTGAACGCGAGCAAGGACGCCTTCGAGGCGGCCATCCGCGACGTCGCGCTGTTCGATCGGCGCTGGCCGAAGGCAGTGCGCAGCCTCATCACCGGCCGCTTCCCGATGGCGTCGTACCGCGAGCTGCTCACCGGCGACGCGACGGGAATCAAGAACGTGCTGACGATCGCGTAG
- a CDS encoding FAD-containing oxidoreductase, translating into MTEAIMAGEVPAAPTDAPAASGGRMRLVVLGLAIAALLVAAKTLPVTQSLLAFVSWVRSAGPAGMAMFVLAYVLACVLFLPGSILTLGAGFAYGVVLGVPLVWIAANLGAAVAFLLGRTVAREAIARRVEANPRFAAIDRAVGREGLKIVLLTRLSPAFPFSLLNYAYGLTKVSFRDYVVGSLVGMVPGTIMYVYLGSLLTSVSEIASGTTAGGPARQALTFVGFAATVAVTVVITRIARRALAEATADAPLARSAAPATTPRPHDPGAPLVLPDDEANRALLGHVHPSGRTNPTPSGRYNLVVVGGGTAGLVSAAGGAGLGAKVALVERALLGGDCLNVGCVPSKGIIGPARIAAMARDAAALGVHTGEVRVDFAAVMARMRRLRAGLAPTDGVDRFTQLGVDVYLGEGRFTSPTTLEVDGRTLEFSRAVVATGARAAAPPVPGLGDVDYLTNETVFWLTELPRRLAVIGAGPIGCELAQAFRRFGADVTLLNADPHVLPREDADAAAIVERRLRAEGVTLVNGARITRVARRGAETVLDYETSGAVTSAVADRVLVAVGRAPNVEGLGLEAAGVAYDRTGVTVNDRLQTTNPRIYAAGDVASRFQFTHVADALARVVLANALFLGRRKASALTVPWCTYTSPEIAHVGLYEHEAAARGTAVDTITIPLHEVDRARLDGEDEGFFRVHLKKGSDEILGATLVATHAGDMISEISVAMAGKLGLGKLANVIHPYPTQAEAMKKAADAWNRTRLTPTVKKIFTWWLGAHR; encoded by the coding sequence AGAGCCTCCTCGCTTTCGTGTCGTGGGTCCGGAGCGCCGGACCGGCCGGCATGGCGATGTTCGTGCTGGCGTACGTGCTCGCGTGCGTGCTGTTCCTGCCCGGGTCGATCCTGACGCTGGGGGCCGGGTTCGCGTACGGGGTCGTGTTGGGCGTTCCCCTCGTGTGGATCGCCGCGAACCTCGGCGCTGCCGTGGCGTTCCTGCTCGGCAGGACGGTCGCCCGCGAGGCGATCGCCAGGCGCGTCGAGGCGAACCCGCGCTTTGCGGCGATCGATCGCGCCGTGGGCCGGGAGGGGCTGAAGATCGTGCTGCTGACGCGCCTGTCGCCGGCGTTTCCCTTCAGCCTCCTCAACTACGCCTATGGCCTCACGAAGGTGAGCTTTCGCGACTACGTCGTCGGCTCGCTGGTCGGCATGGTCCCGGGGACGATCATGTACGTCTATCTGGGCTCGCTGCTCACGAGCGTGTCCGAGATCGCGTCCGGAACGACCGCCGGCGGGCCGGCGCGGCAGGCGCTCACCTTCGTCGGCTTCGCGGCGACGGTCGCCGTGACGGTCGTGATCACGCGCATCGCGCGGCGCGCGCTCGCCGAAGCGACGGCCGACGCGCCGCTCGCGCGCAGCGCCGCGCCGGCGACGACACCGCGGCCGCACGATCCGGGCGCGCCCCTGGTCCTCCCGGACGACGAGGCGAACCGCGCGCTGCTGGGTCACGTGCATCCGAGCGGCCGCACGAACCCGACGCCCTCGGGGCGCTACAACCTCGTCGTCGTCGGAGGCGGGACGGCGGGTCTCGTGTCGGCGGCCGGCGGCGCCGGCCTCGGCGCGAAGGTCGCGCTCGTCGAGCGGGCGCTCCTCGGCGGCGACTGCCTCAACGTCGGCTGCGTGCCGTCCAAGGGCATCATCGGCCCGGCGCGGATCGCCGCGATGGCGCGCGACGCCGCCGCGCTCGGCGTCCACACCGGCGAGGTCCGCGTCGACTTCGCGGCCGTCATGGCGCGCATGCGGCGCCTGCGCGCCGGGCTCGCCCCCACCGACGGCGTCGACCGCTTCACGCAGCTCGGCGTGGACGTGTACCTCGGCGAGGGCCGCTTCACGAGCCCGACCACGCTGGAGGTCGACGGGCGCACGCTCGAGTTCTCGCGCGCCGTCGTCGCGACCGGTGCGCGCGCCGCTGCGCCGCCGGTCCCCGGCCTCGGGGACGTCGACTACCTGACGAACGAGACCGTGTTCTGGCTGACCGAGCTGCCACGGCGCCTCGCCGTCATCGGTGCGGGCCCGATCGGCTGCGAGCTGGCCCAGGCGTTTCGACGCTTCGGCGCCGACGTGACGCTCCTCAACGCCGACCCGCACGTGCTGCCGCGCGAGGACGCCGATGCGGCGGCGATCGTCGAGCGGCGCCTGCGCGCCGAGGGCGTGACGCTCGTGAACGGTGCCCGCATCACCCGCGTGGCACGGCGCGGCGCGGAGACCGTCCTCGACTACGAGACGAGTGGCGCTGTCACGAGCGCCGTCGCCGACCGGGTCCTGGTCGCGGTCGGACGCGCACCGAACGTCGAGGGGCTCGGGCTCGAGGCCGCCGGGGTCGCGTACGACCGCACCGGCGTCACCGTGAACGACCGCCTCCAGACGACCAACCCGCGCATCTACGCCGCCGGCGACGTCGCGTCGCGCTTCCAGTTCACGCACGTGGCCGACGCGCTCGCGCGCGTGGTGCTGGCGAACGCGCTCTTCCTCGGACGGCGCAAGGCGAGCGCCCTCACCGTCCCGTGGTGCACGTACACCTCGCCCGAGATCGCGCACGTGGGCCTCTACGAGCACGAGGCCGCCGCGCGCGGCACCGCCGTCGACACGATCACGATCCCCCTCCACGAGGTCGACCGCGCCCGCCTCGACGGCGAGGACGAGGGGTTCTTCCGCGTCCATCTGAAGAAGGGCAGCGACGAGATCCTCGGCGCCACCCTCGTCGCGACGCACGCGGGCGACATGATCTCCGAGATCTCCGTCGCGATGGCGGGCAAGCTCGGCCTCGGCAAGCTCGCGAACGTCATCCATCCGTATCCCACCCAGGCCGAGGCCATGAAGAAGGCCGCCGACGCGTGGAACCGCACGCGTCTCACACCCACCGTGAAGAAGATCTTCACCTGGTGGCTAGGAGCTCATCGATGA